The Geothrix sp. genome window below encodes:
- a CDS encoding ATP-binding protein translates to MSASNSSSGPKPIPPTYPVAPPTGKASSGPKQVLGAPAARPQGAELLAELLQSQRQLTQVTAEARDLRAKLGRRSHQMQMLQHVSEILAATSKGGQVVSVVLDVLVQEFHCPRAVVWALEDGGSGYVPKEGFGFPRPAWSAMRLPAPNPFPDTPLVLFQSQWLDATCGEETLQALRGPEGAPLYFIPFEHQLLLLGFVVLAMPVDRRVEEEELDSIAILQRQAAISLYNAWLFRDLSEQRDALQSQTLELERVNNRLREADQLKSEFLALTSHELRTPLTGILGFTRLVMDGLYDDAEEMRSMLQDSYSSGQHLLGLLNDILDLAKIESGRMEVHPEPHSLAPLLDEVKPIAEAYPRQPAVTLEWPEVVDIPEVMVDPSRLKQVLLNLLSNALKFTKEGTVSIQVERHPGVIALLVVDTGIGVSPEAQARLFQKFAQAEGGHSREYGGTGLGLVICKHLMEMMGGTISLSSEGLGTGSTLRITIPIA, encoded by the coding sequence ATGTCAGCCTCGAACTCCTCCTCCGGCCCCAAACCGATCCCGCCCACCTATCCCGTGGCGCCACCCACGGGCAAGGCCAGTTCGGGCCCGAAGCAGGTTCTGGGCGCCCCAGCGGCCCGACCCCAGGGGGCCGAGCTGCTGGCGGAGCTGTTGCAATCCCAGCGGCAGCTGACCCAGGTCACGGCCGAGGCGCGTGATCTCAGGGCCAAGCTGGGCCGGCGCTCCCATCAGATGCAGATGCTCCAGCATGTGTCCGAGATCCTGGCCGCCACTTCCAAGGGCGGGCAGGTGGTGAGCGTGGTGCTGGATGTGCTTGTCCAGGAATTCCACTGCCCGCGGGCCGTGGTGTGGGCCCTGGAGGATGGCGGTTCCGGCTATGTCCCGAAGGAGGGCTTCGGCTTTCCCCGCCCGGCCTGGTCCGCCATGCGCCTGCCGGCGCCGAATCCCTTCCCGGATACGCCCCTGGTGCTGTTCCAGAGCCAGTGGCTGGATGCCACCTGCGGCGAGGAGACCCTCCAGGCGCTGCGGGGTCCCGAAGGTGCACCGCTCTACTTCATCCCCTTCGAGCACCAGCTGCTCCTGCTGGGCTTCGTGGTCCTGGCCATGCCCGTGGATCGCCGGGTGGAGGAGGAGGAGCTGGATTCCATCGCCATCCTCCAGCGGCAGGCGGCCATCTCGCTCTACAACGCCTGGTTGTTCCGCGACCTCTCCGAGCAGCGCGACGCCCTGCAGAGCCAGACCCTCGAGCTGGAGCGGGTGAACAACCGCCTGCGGGAAGCCGACCAGCTGAAAAGCGAATTCCTCGCCCTCACCAGCCACGAGCTGCGCACGCCCCTCACGGGCATCCTGGGATTCACGCGCCTCGTCATGGACGGCCTCTATGACGACGCCGAGGAAATGCGCTCCATGCTGCAGGACAGCTACAGCTCGGGCCAGCATCTGCTGGGGCTGCTCAACGACATCCTCGACCTCGCGAAGATCGAATCCGGGCGCATGGAGGTTCATCCGGAACCCCACTCCCTCGCCCCCCTGCTCGACGAAGTGAAGCCCATCGCGGAGGCCTACCCCCGCCAGCCCGCGGTGACGCTGGAGTGGCCCGAGGTGGTGGACATCCCCGAAGTGATGGTGGATCCGAGCCGCCTGAAGCAGGTCCTCCTGAACCTGCTCTCCAACGCCCTGAAGTTCACCAAGGAGGGGACGGTGAGCATCCAGGTGGAACGCCATCCCGGCGTGATCGCCCTGCTGGTGGTGGATACCGGCATCGGCGTGAGCCCCGAGGCCCAGGCCCGCCTCTTCCAGAAGTTCGCCCAGGCCGAAGGGGGCCACAGCCGGGAATACGGGGGCACCGGCCTCGGCCTGGTCATCTGCAAGCACCTCATGGAGATGATGGGCGGCACCATCAGCCTGTCCAGCGAGGGTCTGGGCACGGGCAGCACCTTGCGGATCACGATTCCGATCGCGTAG